One Nitrospina watsonii DNA segment encodes these proteins:
- a CDS encoding flagellar biosynthesis anti-sigma factor FlgM, whose amino-acid sequence MSKKSENGKKGKGSEIRREVVDHFRVGLKTGAYKVRAREIAEKMVQKIRDGRNPWLN is encoded by the coding sequence ATGAGCAAAAAATCAGAGAACGGCAAAAAAGGGAAAGGTTCGGAAATCCGGCGGGAAGTGGTCGATCATTTTCGGGTTGGATTGAAGACGGGAGCGTACAAGGTGCGAGCCCGGGAGATCGCCGAAAAAATGGTTCAGAAAATCCGGGACGGGCGCAATCCGTGGCTGAACTGA
- the tatA gene encoding twin-arginine translocase TatA/TatE family subunit, with product MMGIGFPELMIILVIIMIIFGAGKLPQIGSAFGQSIKNFKSSMKEVDGLDEKPEGEGDAQPAAIENTAEANPAPDSGDGSPAPESEKPASPA from the coding sequence ATGATGGGAATTGGCTTCCCCGAATTGATGATCATTCTGGTCATCATCATGATTATTTTCGGTGCCGGGAAACTTCCCCAGATCGGTAGCGCTTTTGGTCAGAGTATCAAGAATTTCAAGTCGTCCATGAAAGAAGTGGATGGACTGGATGAGAAACCCGAAGGCGAAGGCGACGCGCAGCCGGCCGCGATAGAAAACACGGCGGAGGCCAATCCGGCTCCCGACAGCGGCGATGGCTCCCCGGCTCCCGAATCTGAAAAACCGGCTTCCCCTGCCTGA
- a CDS encoding DUF1538 domain-containing protein translates to MGDSFRYLSSRIFSACLDVLPILLVISFFQIVVIQKPFPNLTETLFGFALVVTGLFFFVQGLEIALFPIGERIANQFALKGNPWWILLFGFMLGFATTIAEPALTVIANKAGEMIARAGAIPDQPGEVTRFVLGLRLTIALSVGFAGAMGVLRILKGWPLVTFILIGYALIVIMTAFAPHSIIGIAYDAGGITTSTLTVPLITALGVGLATSIRGRNPIIDGFGMIALASLTPILFVMIYGSLYMS, encoded by the coding sequence ATGGGTGATTCGTTCCGATACTTATCTTCCAGAATTTTTTCCGCCTGCCTGGATGTCCTTCCTATCCTGCTGGTCATTTCGTTTTTTCAAATCGTCGTCATTCAAAAACCGTTTCCCAACCTGACAGAAACCCTGTTCGGGTTTGCACTCGTCGTCACCGGTCTTTTCTTTTTCGTTCAGGGTCTGGAGATTGCCCTGTTCCCTATCGGCGAACGCATCGCCAATCAGTTTGCGCTGAAGGGCAATCCGTGGTGGATCCTCCTGTTCGGGTTCATGCTGGGATTTGCGACGACCATTGCGGAGCCTGCACTCACCGTGATCGCCAACAAGGCCGGTGAGATGATTGCCAGGGCCGGGGCCATTCCCGACCAGCCCGGTGAAGTGACCCGGTTTGTCCTCGGGCTCCGTCTCACCATTGCTCTGTCCGTGGGTTTCGCCGGAGCCATGGGAGTGCTGCGTATCCTCAAGGGCTGGCCGCTGGTAACCTTCATCCTGATCGGCTACGCCCTGATCGTCATCATGACGGCCTTCGCACCGCATTCCATCATCGGCATCGCTTACGATGCCGGAGGCATCACCACATCAACCCTGACCGTTCCCTTGATCACGGCACTGGGCGTCGGCCTCGCCACCTCCATACGTGGCCGGAATCCCATCATTGACGGATTCGGTATGATCGCACTGGCCAGCCTCACGCCGATTCTTTTCGTCATGATCTACGGATCTTTATACATGAGCTGA
- a CDS encoding DUF1538 domain-containing protein codes for MSFLDQILVSLESTAWDVLPIILVLSFFQFAVLRKSIPHFRRIFFGLVMTVVGLAIFIIGLNECIFPLGEAMASQLSDPQFLSPEDPVVQAMLENGKRIPPVFYSWTILFAFLIGFSTAMAEPALIAVALKARDITTGAISAWGLRIAVALGSGTGVALGTYRIIVGTPIQYYIILGYILLLTQTYFAPKFIVPLAYDSGGVTTSTVTVPLLVALGLGLAHNVPGSSPLLDGFGLIAMAAMFPMMTVMAYAMIAQVIQKRRLSQPSA; via the coding sequence ATGAGCTTCCTCGATCAAATACTGGTTTCCCTGGAGTCCACCGCATGGGACGTCCTGCCCATCATACTGGTGCTGTCGTTTTTTCAATTCGCCGTGCTGAGGAAATCCATTCCTCATTTTCGAAGGATTTTTTTCGGGCTGGTGATGACGGTGGTCGGCCTGGCTATCTTTATCATCGGCCTCAATGAATGCATTTTTCCTTTGGGCGAGGCCATGGCGTCCCAGCTTTCCGACCCTCAGTTTTTGTCACCGGAGGACCCTGTTGTGCAAGCGATGCTGGAAAACGGAAAACGCATCCCCCCGGTTTTTTATTCATGGACCATCCTGTTCGCGTTCCTGATTGGTTTCTCCACCGCCATGGCGGAGCCGGCCCTGATTGCGGTCGCGCTCAAAGCACGAGACATCACGACAGGAGCCATTTCCGCCTGGGGTTTACGCATCGCAGTGGCGCTGGGTTCGGGAACCGGGGTGGCTTTGGGTACTTACAGGATCATCGTCGGCACCCCGATCCAGTATTATATTATCCTTGGCTATATTTTGTTATTGACCCAGACTTACTTTGCCCCGAAATTCATCGTGCCGCTGGCCTACGACTCCGGCGGCGTCACCACTTCCACCGTCACGGTACCGCTGCTGGTGGCTCTGGGCTTGGGGCTGGCCCATAACGTTCCGGGAAGCTCTCCCCTCCTGGATGGATTCGGGCTCATTGCCATGGCGGCGATGTTCCCCATGATGACGGTCATGGCGTATGCTATGATCGCCCAAGTTATCCAGAAAAGAAGGCTGTCCCAGCCTTCTGCCTGA
- a CDS encoding P-II family nitrogen regulator: MRFKVILALVNDDYQDDVIEAAKKAGATGVTILNARGEGVHEKKSLFGLNMEAQKDMLLFLVEDFNSDQIMGAIYESGQLHEPGNGIAFSWVVDRAIGLESQIPLLEKDARERYF; encoded by the coding sequence ATGCGTTTTAAAGTGATCCTTGCTCTGGTGAACGACGATTATCAGGACGATGTGATCGAGGCCGCCAAAAAAGCGGGCGCCACGGGGGTGACCATACTCAATGCCCGCGGCGAAGGGGTGCACGAAAAAAAATCATTATTTGGACTCAATATGGAAGCGCAAAAGGACATGCTGCTGTTTCTGGTGGAAGACTTCAACTCCGACCAGATCATGGGCGCCATCTATGAGTCCGGCCAGCTCCACGAGCCGGGCAACGGCATTGCGTTTTCATGGGTGGTCGATCGGGCCATCGGTCTGGAAAGCCAGATCCCTCTTTTGGAAAAAGATGCCCGGGAGCGTTATTTTTAA
- a CDS encoding CBS domain-containing protein: MAQTPRVRDVMMPDFLKLDGVTRVSDALRRMQDGNMHVALVEPRNEDDVYGIMTLKDVARKVIGERLKVHETHVYEIMSKPVLSVQASMPIPYAARLLTNFNVSYAMVMESNDVVGMISLNGIVKNWREE, encoded by the coding sequence ATGGCCCAAACACCCCGGGTCCGGGATGTCATGATGCCGGATTTTTTGAAACTGGATGGCGTCACCCGCGTCTCCGATGCGTTGCGCCGTATGCAGGACGGCAACATGCACGTGGCGCTGGTCGAGCCCCGCAACGAAGACGATGTGTACGGCATCATGACTCTCAAGGACGTTGCGCGCAAAGTCATCGGCGAACGCCTCAAGGTGCACGAGACCCACGTTTACGAAATCATGTCCAAACCGGTGCTCTCCGTACAGGCCAGCATGCCCATACCCTACGCCGCCCGTCTGCTGACCAACTTCAACGTTTCGTATGCAATGGTGATGGAAAGCAATGACGTGGTGGGGATGATTTCTTTGAACGGGATCGTCAAAAACTGGCGGGAGGAATGA